Below is a genomic region from Streptomyces sp. RPA4-2.
AGCGTCGCGGCGTCTGCACGCGTGTGTTCACGACCACCCCGAAGAAGCCGAACTCGGCCCTGCGTAAGGTCGCGCGTGTGCGTCTGACCAGCGGGATCGAAGTCACCGCTTACATTCCGGGTGAGGGACACAACCTGCAGGAGCACTCCATCGTGCTCGTGCGCGGCGGCCGTGTGAAGGACCTGCCGGGTGTTCGCTACAAGATCATCCGCGGCTCGCTCGACACCCAGGGTGTCAAGAACCGCAAGCAGGCCCGCAGCCGCTACGGCGCCAAGAAGGAGAAGTAGAAAATGCCTCGTAAGGGCCCCGCCCCGAAGCGCCCGGTCATCATCGACCCGGTCTACGGTTCCCCTCTGGTGACCTCCCTCATCAACAAGGTGCTGCTCAACGGCAAGCGCTCCACCGCCGAGCGCATCGTCTACGGCGCCATGGAGGGTCTGCGTGAGAAGACGGGCAACGACCCGATCATCACGCTGAAGCGCGCGCTGGAGAACATCAAGCCGACCCTCGAGGTCAAGTCCCGCCGTGTCGGTGGTGCGACGTACCAGGTTCCGATCGAGGTCAAGCCCGGTCGCGCCAACACGCTCGCGCTGCGCTGGCTCGT
It encodes:
- the rpsL gene encoding 30S ribosomal protein S12 translates to MPTIQQLVRKGRQDKVEKNKTPALEGSPQRRGVCTRVFTTTPKKPNSALRKVARVRLTSGIEVTAYIPGEGHNLQEHSIVLVRGGRVKDLPGVRYKIIRGSLDTQGVKNRKQARSRYGAKKEK
- the rpsG gene encoding 30S ribosomal protein S7, translating into MPRKGPAPKRPVIIDPVYGSPLVTSLINKVLLNGKRSTAERIVYGAMEGLREKTGNDPIITLKRALENIKPTLEVKSRRVGGATYQVPIEVKPGRANTLALRWLVGYSRARREKTMTERLLNELLDASNGLGAAVKKREDTHKMAESNKAFAHYRW